A window of Caldalkalibacillus uzonensis contains these coding sequences:
- a CDS encoding cobalt-precorrin 5A hydrolase produces MVIQLEEGREANIVAKGAFAVVAITKHGVRMARELGKLMPQTDIYYMSKFEQGDEAEKGIQLFDGSVRLLLPALFQAYRGLILMISLGAVVRMIAPLLKDKKTDPAVVVVDDKGQFAISVLSGHLGGANTLTREVAACLGATPVVTTASDVQQTIAVDLFGRQFGWEWESAEKLTPVSAAVVNEEQVAVVQESGERNWWTYDRPLPANIQVFKKINEALDMNPQAALVVTHRILNAEEEAILDNGVLYRPKVIVLGVGCNRGTSAEEIESVIKETLAELKFSIKSVKALCTIDLKKDEQGLLDIVMKYGWEFVTYRPEQLNAVPIEQPSKAVYKYTGAYGVSEPAVKVYTGVHELDLVKKKSGNVTISVGRLHHA; encoded by the coding sequence ATGGTGATTCAGTTGGAAGAAGGCAGAGAGGCCAATATTGTGGCTAAAGGTGCTTTTGCTGTCGTCGCCATTACCAAGCACGGCGTGCGCATGGCCCGGGAACTTGGGAAGCTCATGCCCCAAACCGATATCTATTACATGTCCAAATTTGAACAGGGGGACGAAGCGGAGAAAGGCATCCAGCTGTTTGACGGCAGTGTCCGTCTTTTATTGCCCGCTTTATTCCAAGCATACAGAGGTCTTATTTTAATGATTTCCCTTGGAGCTGTCGTCCGCATGATTGCACCTTTGCTCAAAGACAAAAAAACGGACCCCGCAGTGGTGGTTGTCGATGATAAAGGCCAATTTGCCATCAGTGTGCTTTCCGGACACTTGGGGGGAGCCAACACCCTGACCCGGGAGGTGGCTGCCTGTCTGGGAGCAACTCCGGTGGTGACGACGGCTTCCGATGTGCAACAGACTATTGCTGTTGACCTGTTTGGACGCCAGTTTGGCTGGGAATGGGAATCAGCTGAGAAGCTGACACCTGTCAGTGCCGCGGTGGTCAATGAAGAACAGGTGGCTGTGGTGCAAGAATCAGGGGAACGGAACTGGTGGACGTATGATCGTCCTTTGCCGGCCAACATTCAAGTGTTTAAAAAAATAAATGAGGCTTTAGACATGAACCCGCAAGCTGCTCTGGTGGTGACACACCGCATACTCAACGCGGAAGAAGAAGCCATTTTGGACAATGGGGTGTTGTACCGGCCCAAAGTGATTGTCTTAGGTGTCGGGTGTAATAGAGGGACCAGCGCTGAAGAAATCGAATCTGTCATTAAGGAGACGCTGGCTGAATTAAAGTTTTCCATTAAAAGTGTCAAAGCGTTATGCACCATTGATTTGAAAAAAGATGAACAGGGATTGTTGGACATTGTCATGAAATACGGCTGGGAGTTTGTCACCTATCGTCCGGAACAATTGAACGCTGTACCCATTGAACAACCTTCAAAGGCCGTGTACAAGTACACCGGAGCGTATGGCGTCAGTGAACCGGCGGTCAAAGTGTACACCGGTGTTCATGAGCTTGATCTGGTGAAGAAGAAATCGGGCAATGTGACCATTTCAGTTGGCCGTCTCCATCATGCCTAA